CCACGAAGAACTCTTTACGAAAAAGAGGAAGATACTCATTATAGACGACGAGCCTCATATAGTGGAGTACGTCAAGGGGGCGCTGGAGCTGGACGGTGGGGACTCCTATGCGATAGAGACAGCCGGGGACGGCTATGAGGCGCTTATAAAGGTAGGGGACTTCAAGCCGGACCTGCTCATACTCGACATAAGGATGCCCAGGATAGACGGTTTCGAGGTGTGCAGGCGCCTGAGGCTCGAAGAAACGACCAAGGGAATAAAGATACTCGCAATGACCGCCTTCGGCAAGGATGATATGGAACGTATCATCCAGTGCGGTGCCGACAGGTGTCTGCCGAAGCCGCTCAGGGTCGAAAAACTCCGGAAGGATGTAGAGAGACTGCTCAAGTAGTCCCC
This portion of the Thermodesulfobacteriota bacterium genome encodes:
- a CDS encoding response regulator, giving the protein MKEDNRPYTTGEVASLCHVTINAVKKWIAAGKLEAFRTPGGHYRVKRDEFENFVTRYKLHIHEELFTKKRKILIIDDEPHIVEYVKGALELDGGDSYAIETAGDGYEALIKVGDFKPDLLILDIRMPRIDGFEVCRRLRLEETTKGIKILAMTAFGKDDMERIIQCGADRCLPKPLRVEKLRKDVERLLK